The Antarcticibacterium sp. 1MA-6-2 genome has a window encoding:
- a CDS encoding DUF3109 family protein, with protein sequence MFQLGKTIVSEEILEKDFVCNLSACKGGCCIDGDAGAPLEAAETEILQEIYPKVKPFLRKEGIKAIEEQGTYIIGEDGEFETPLIDGADCAYVTFDTKGIALCGIEEAYNQGEISWKKPVSCHLYPVRVQDYTEFAAVNYHHWHICDPACSLGKELQVPVYKFVKEALIRKFGEDWYGELEKTARDLNK encoded by the coding sequence ATGTTTCAACTCGGGAAAACAATCGTTTCTGAAGAGATCCTGGAAAAGGATTTTGTTTGCAACCTTTCCGCCTGTAAAGGTGGCTGCTGTATTGATGGTGATGCAGGTGCCCCTCTTGAGGCTGCCGAAACAGAGATCCTCCAGGAAATTTATCCAAAAGTGAAGCCTTTCCTGCGGAAAGAAGGGATTAAGGCAATTGAGGAGCAGGGCACTTATATTATTGGTGAGGACGGTGAATTTGAAACCCCTCTAATAGATGGAGCAGATTGTGCATACGTTACTTTTGATACTAAAGGAATTGCTCTCTGCGGAATAGAAGAAGCTTATAACCAGGGAGAAATTTCCTGGAAGAAACCCGTCTCCTGCCATCTCTATCCTGTAAGGGTGCAGGATTATACAGAATTTGCTGCCGTTAACTATCACCACTGGCATATTTGCGACCCCGCCTGTTCCCTCGGAAAAGAACTACAGGTGCCTGTTTACAAATTTGTAAAAGAAGCTCTAATTAGAAAATTTGGTGAGGATTGGTACGGGGAGCTCGAGAAAACAGCGAGAGATTTAAATAAGTAA
- a CDS encoding OmpA family protein has product MIKFDNNSIIAPLMEKEKYLPEVFTLEFDAYFNDVYHTYQTYSIRFFPGVGGAADVKDGYLYPLVIRMNGAEINKTEAAGNKSYEKHLESNGKVPGWKHIAISYNKRAMKVFIDEERILNIPNIELDPSVFSIQSYTIGEMTSAIKNIRIAEGGKKLYDRIVADGKFITRGITFDVNKSTLKPESMGVINEIATLMKEHQDLKFSIEGHTDSDGEESSNLKLSEQRANAVREALISFGVDGLRLQAKGLGETVPVSNNSLPEGKANNRRVEFVKI; this is encoded by the coding sequence GTGATCAAATTTGATAACAATAGCATTATTGCTCCCTTGATGGAAAAAGAAAAGTACCTGCCGGAAGTTTTTACGCTGGAATTTGATGCATACTTTAATGATGTTTATCACACGTATCAAACCTACAGCATAAGGTTTTTCCCCGGTGTTGGTGGTGCAGCTGATGTAAAGGATGGTTATCTGTACCCATTGGTCATTAGAATGAATGGCGCCGAAATTAATAAAACTGAAGCTGCAGGGAACAAGTCATATGAAAAACATCTCGAGTCAAATGGAAAAGTTCCCGGCTGGAAACATATTGCAATCTCTTATAACAAAAGAGCCATGAAAGTGTTCATCGATGAGGAAAGAATCCTGAATATCCCAAATATCGAACTTGATCCTTCTGTTTTTAGTATTCAGTCATATACCATTGGAGAAATGACCAGCGCAATTAAAAACATCAGGATAGCCGAAGGCGGGAAAAAATTATACGACAGAATAGTTGCAGATGGTAAATTCATTACCCGCGGAATAACATTTGATGTCAACAAATCAACTCTCAAACCTGAATCTATGGGTGTAATCAATGAAATAGCAACTTTAATGAAGGAGCATCAGGATCTTAAATTTAGTATAGAGGGCCATACTGATAGCGATGGTGAGGAAAGCTCTAATCTTAAATTAAGTGAGCAACGTGCGAATGCTGTTCGAGAAGCCCTGATCTCTTTTGGAGTGGACGGCTTGAGACTACAGGCAAAAGGTTTGGGCGAGACTGTTCCCGTGTCCAACAATTCCCTTCCTGAAGGAAAAGCAAATAACCGACGAGTGGAATTTGTCAAAATTTAA
- a CDS encoding ribonucleotide-diphosphate reductase subunit beta, whose product MAQTEPILQENKDRFVIFPIKHHDIWDWYKKMEASFWTAEEIDLHQDLTDWNQKLNSDERYFIKHILAFFAASDGIVNENLAENFVNEVQYSEAKFFYGFQIMMENIHSETYSLLIDTYVKDEKEKDMLFRAIETFPAIQKKAEWALKWIESDSFAERLIAFAAVEGIFFSGAFCSIFWLKKRGLMPGLTFSNELISRDEGVHCDFAVHLHNNHLVNKVPKERIREIIVDALNIEREFITESLPASLIGMNAKLMTQYLEFVADRLLVELECEKEYGSTNPFDFMDMINLQGKTNFFEKRVGEYQKAGVMNKDKDTNKISFDADF is encoded by the coding sequence ATGGCCCAGACAGAACCCATTTTACAGGAAAACAAAGATAGATTCGTCATCTTCCCCATCAAACATCATGATATTTGGGACTGGTATAAAAAAATGGAAGCAAGTTTCTGGACTGCAGAGGAGATTGATCTACACCAGGATCTAACTGACTGGAACCAAAAGCTTAACTCAGATGAGCGGTATTTCATAAAGCACATTTTGGCTTTTTTCGCAGCTTCAGATGGAATTGTAAATGAAAATTTAGCTGAAAACTTCGTAAACGAGGTACAGTATTCCGAAGCTAAATTCTTCTACGGATTTCAGATAATGATGGAAAATATCCATTCTGAAACTTATTCGCTTCTTATCGATACTTACGTGAAAGACGAGAAGGAAAAGGATATGCTGTTCAGAGCTATTGAAACTTTTCCTGCTATTCAGAAAAAAGCTGAGTGGGCACTTAAATGGATTGAATCTGATTCTTTTGCTGAAAGGCTTATAGCATTTGCAGCAGTGGAAGGGATCTTCTTTTCGGGAGCTTTCTGCTCCATCTTCTGGTTGAAGAAACGCGGACTAATGCCCGGCCTAACTTTCTCTAACGAATTGATCTCGAGAGATGAAGGAGTTCATTGTGACTTTGCGGTTCACCTTCATAACAACCACCTTGTAAATAAAGTACCCAAAGAGCGCATTCGCGAAATAATCGTGGACGCTTTAAATATAGAGCGGGAATTCATTACAGAATCGCTTCCTGCAAGTCTTATTGGTATGAATGCCAAACTGATGACCCAGTATCTCGAATTTGTTGCCGACAGACTGCTTGTTGAACTGGAGTGCGAAAAAGAATACGGCAGTACCAATCCTTTCGATTTTATGGATATGATCAATCTCCAGGGCAAAACCAATTTCTTTGAAAAGCGAGTTGGGGAATACCAGAAAGCCGGAGTGATGAACAAGGATAAAGACACTAACAAAATTAGTTTCGACGCCGATTTTTAA